The following are encoded in a window of Blattabacterium cuenoti genomic DNA:
- a CDS encoding acetyl-CoA carboxylase carboxyltransferase subunit alpha: MEYLDFEKPIQEIQDQYINCLMIEKKSGVNMKEVCNQLQHKLEKTIKQLHNHLTPWQRVQLSRHPNRPYTLDYILSITKKESFIELHGDRHIGDDKAMIGGFGKIENQTFMFIGTQKGKNTKDRQYRRFGMPNPEGYRKALRLMKLSEKFRKPIVTFIDTPGAFPGIEAEERGQGEAIGKNIYEMMCLKVPIIVLIIGEGASGGALGIGIGDKVSMMENSWFSVISPESCSTILWGNWKNKEQSAEALKLTAGDMHKLNLIDDVIKEPLGGAHFCPEQAYKTIKKKIIKYYKELSCIDIEELILSRKNKYISIGVFND; this comes from the coding sequence ATGGAATATTTAGATTTTGAAAAACCTATACAAGAAATTCAGGATCAATATATTAATTGTTTGATGATAGAAAAAAAGAGCGGAGTGAATATGAAAGAAGTCTGTAATCAGTTACAACATAAGTTAGAAAAAACCATCAAACAACTACATAATCACTTAACTCCTTGGCAAAGAGTCCAACTATCTCGTCATCCTAATAGACCATATACTTTAGATTATATATTATCTATAACAAAAAAAGAGTCTTTTATTGAATTGCATGGAGATCGTCATATTGGAGATGATAAAGCTATGATAGGAGGATTTGGGAAAATAGAAAATCAGACTTTTATGTTTATCGGAACACAAAAAGGAAAAAATACAAAAGATAGACAATATAGAAGATTTGGAATGCCTAATCCTGAAGGATATAGAAAAGCGCTACGTCTTATGAAATTATCGGAAAAATTCCGTAAACCTATTGTAACATTTATAGACACTCCAGGAGCTTTTCCTGGAATAGAAGCAGAAGAAAGAGGTCAAGGAGAAGCTATTGGAAAAAATATTTATGAAATGATGTGTCTGAAAGTTCCTATTATTGTTCTAATTATAGGAGAAGGAGCTAGTGGAGGCGCATTAGGAATAGGAATAGGAGATAAAGTTTCTATGATGGAGAATTCCTGGTTTTCTGTTATCTCTCCTGAGAGTTGTTCGACAATACTTTGGGGGAATTGGAAAAATAAGGAACAATCTGCAGAAGCATTGAAACTCACAGCAGGAGATATGCATAAATTAAATCTTATAGATGATGTAATCAAAGAACCCTTAGGAGGAGCGCATTTTTGTCCAGAACAAGCTTATAAAACGATCAAGAAAAAAATAATAAAATACTATAAAGAATTATCTTGTATTGATATAGAAGAACTTATCTTATCTAGAAAAAATAAGTACATTTCTATAGGGGTTTTTAATGATTAG
- a CDS encoding succinate dehydrogenase/fumarate reductase iron-sulfur subunit — MKRLLNFILKVWRQKNSKEKGEFKTYKVDQVSPDSSFLEMLDLLNHQILSKKKELPISFDHDCREGICGMCSLYINGRAHGPQDLITTCQLHMRHFNNGETIYIEPWRAKSFPIIKDLVVDRSSFDRIMESGGFISVNTFGKTVDGNIIPIPKEDADNAFDAAVCIGCGACVATCKNRSAMLFVSAKIAQFSLLPQGKIERKKRVLNMIKKMDEEGFGNCTNTQACEIDCPKGISTENISIMNREYIQSFI, encoded by the coding sequence ATGAAAAGATTACTCAATTTTATATTAAAAGTATGGAGACAAAAAAATAGTAAAGAAAAAGGCGAGTTTAAAACTTATAAAGTTGATCAGGTTTCACCTGATAGTTCTTTTTTAGAGATGTTAGATTTGTTAAATCATCAAATTTTATCTAAAAAAAAAGAACTCCCTATTTCATTTGATCATGACTGTCGTGAAGGAATTTGTGGGATGTGTTCTTTATATATTAATGGTAGAGCCCATGGACCTCAAGATTTGATTACAACATGTCAGCTTCATATGCGTCATTTTAATAATGGAGAAACTATATACATAGAACCTTGGAGGGCTAAGTCTTTTCCTATTATTAAGGATCTTGTTGTAGATAGATCTTCTTTTGATAGAATTATGGAATCAGGTGGTTTTATTTCTGTAAATACTTTTGGAAAAACGGTGGATGGAAATATCATTCCTATTCCAAAAGAAGACGCAGACAATGCTTTTGATGCAGCTGTCTGCATTGGTTGTGGAGCTTGTGTAGCTACATGTAAAAATAGATCTGCCATGTTATTTGTTTCTGCAAAAATAGCGCAATTTTCTCTTTTACCTCAAGGAAAGATTGAAAGAAAAAAACGTGTATTGAATATGATAAAAAAAATGGATGAAGAGGGTTTTGGAAATTGTACGAATACTCAAGCTTGTGAAATCGATTGTCCAAAAGGGATTTCTACAGAAAATATCTCTATTATGAATAGAGAGTATATTCAGTCTTTTATATAA
- a CDS encoding fumarate reductase/succinate dehydrogenase flavoprotein subunit: MIKNSLKLNSKIPSGPLTHKWIHHKSILELVSPNNRSNMEIIVIGTGLAGGSVSATLAELGYKVKVFCYQDSPRRAHSVAAQGGINASKNYKGDNDSVYHLFYDTIKGGDYRSREANVYRLSEISSNIIDQCVAQGVPFARDYAGYLKNRSFGGTKVSRTFYAKGQTGQQLLLACYSAMSRQIGKRRIKMYNRHEMLDLVVIEGLARGIIARNLITGEIERHAAHAVVIASGGYGNVFFLSTNAMGSNASAIWKVHKKGGFFANPCYTQIHPTCIPVHGNYQSKLTLMSESLRNDGRIWVPKQIEDAISIRNGKKNPEDIKEEKRDYYLERRYPSFGNLVPRDIASRAAKERCDHGFGIENNETKEGVFLDFSSSIERYGIEKANELGIKNSNDMKFIKFGEEVMESKYGNLFHMYEKITNKNPYKTPMKIYPAVHYTMGGIWVDYNLMSSISGCYIIGEANFSDHGANRLGASALMQGLADGYFILPYTIADYLSRYIGMKKNISIKHKEFDKSEKNVKERIQKFFSSNGKESVDFFHKKLGNIMWKYVGMSRNENGLSKAIKKIQELREEFWKNVFVPGNIRDGFNSELEKAGRVSDFLELGELIAMDALNRKESCGSHFREEFQTTEGEALRDDLHYKYVSIWEYQEGKSIREEIMHKEDLTFNFVQPQSRSYK, from the coding sequence ATGATTAAAAACTCTTTAAAATTAAATTCTAAAATTCCAAGTGGTCCTTTAACTCATAAATGGATCCATCATAAATCTATTTTAGAATTAGTCTCTCCCAACAATAGATCTAATATGGAAATTATTGTAATTGGAACAGGACTTGCTGGTGGATCTGTTTCGGCTACTCTAGCTGAATTAGGATATAAAGTAAAAGTTTTTTGTTATCAAGATTCTCCAAGAAGAGCACATTCTGTAGCTGCTCAAGGTGGTATTAATGCCTCTAAGAATTATAAGGGAGATAATGATTCTGTTTATCATCTTTTTTATGATACTATTAAAGGAGGAGATTACAGATCTCGTGAGGCTAATGTTTATCGTTTATCAGAAATATCTTCAAACATTATTGATCAATGTGTAGCTCAGGGAGTTCCGTTTGCTCGAGATTATGCTGGATATCTGAAAAATAGATCTTTTGGTGGGACTAAAGTTTCAAGAACTTTTTACGCTAAAGGACAAACAGGGCAACAGCTTTTGCTCGCTTGCTATTCAGCTATGTCTAGACAAATAGGAAAAAGAAGAATAAAAATGTACAACCGTCATGAAATGTTAGATTTAGTAGTAATAGAAGGTTTAGCTAGGGGGATTATTGCTAGAAATTTAATTACTGGAGAAATTGAGCGTCATGCAGCTCATGCTGTTGTTATTGCATCAGGAGGTTATGGAAATGTGTTTTTTTTATCTACTAATGCTATGGGGTCTAATGCTAGTGCTATATGGAAAGTTCATAAAAAAGGAGGTTTTTTCGCTAATCCTTGTTATACTCAAATACATCCTACTTGTATTCCAGTACATGGGAACTATCAATCTAAATTAACATTAATGTCCGAGTCATTGAGAAATGACGGACGCATATGGGTTCCAAAACAAATAGAAGATGCTATTTCTATACGAAATGGAAAAAAGAACCCTGAAGATATTAAAGAAGAAAAAAGAGATTATTATCTTGAAAGACGTTATCCATCATTTGGAAATCTTGTTCCAAGAGATATAGCATCTAGAGCTGCTAAAGAACGTTGTGATCATGGTTTTGGAATAGAAAATAATGAAACAAAAGAAGGAGTATTTTTGGATTTTTCTTCTTCCATAGAAAGATATGGAATAGAAAAAGCCAATGAACTTGGAATAAAAAATTCAAATGACATGAAATTTATAAAATTTGGAGAAGAAGTTATGGAATCTAAATATGGGAATTTATTTCACATGTATGAAAAAATTACTAATAAAAATCCTTATAAAACTCCTATGAAAATTTATCCAGCTGTTCATTATACCATGGGAGGAATATGGGTGGATTACAATTTAATGTCTTCTATATCAGGGTGTTATATTATAGGTGAAGCGAATTTCTCCGATCACGGTGCTAATCGTCTTGGAGCTTCTGCTTTAATGCAAGGTTTAGCTGATGGTTATTTTATTTTGCCTTATACTATAGCAGATTATTTATCTAGATATATAGGTATGAAAAAAAACATATCCATAAAACATAAAGAATTTGATAAATCCGAGAAAAATGTAAAAGAAAGAATTCAAAAATTTTTTTCCTCCAATGGAAAAGAATCTGTTGATTTTTTCCATAAGAAACTTGGAAATATCATGTGGAAATATGTCGGAATGAGTAGAAATGAGAATGGGTTATCTAAGGCGATCAAAAAGATCCAAGAACTTCGCGAAGAATTTTGGAAAAATGTTTTTGTTCCTGGAAATATTCGAGATGGATTCAATTCAGAATTGGAAAAGGCAGGACGTGTATCCGATTTTTTAGAATTGGGAGAACTCATAGCTATGGATGCTTTAAATAGAAAAGAATCTTGTGGAAGTCATTTTAGAGAAGAATTTCAAACAACAGAAGGAGAGGCTCTTCGTGATGATCTTCATTATAAATATGTTTCTATATGGGAATATCAAGAAGGAAAATCTATTCGTGAAGAAATTATGCATAAAGAAGATTTAACTTTTAATTTTGTTCAACCGCAATCGCGTTCTTATAAATGA
- a CDS encoding succinate dehydrogenase cytochrome b subunit, protein MIQSRFIQSSIGRKVVMAITGIFLMCFLLLHLSVNLFLFYGEEAFNNAVSFMRRNFLVKMLEYVLALGFIIHIFFGIKLHLKNKKSKGKMDYAMIRPLSTFSSRTMVYTGVLIFFFLVLHLINFMIPMKYSHTSDYILVISLFKNPVYTFIYVFSFLVLGFHLNHGFQSSFQSLGLSNKKKLFWIRKFSFFYFLFICSGFSIIAIWFFFKGYI, encoded by the coding sequence GTGATTCAATCTCGTTTTATTCAATCTTCTATTGGAAGAAAAGTAGTTATGGCAATTACGGGGATCTTCCTGATGTGTTTTTTGTTATTACATTTGAGTGTTAATCTTTTTCTTTTTTATGGAGAAGAAGCGTTTAATAACGCTGTCTCTTTCATGAGAAGAAATTTTCTTGTCAAAATGCTAGAATATGTTCTTGCTTTAGGTTTTATTATTCATATTTTTTTTGGAATTAAATTACATTTAAAAAATAAAAAATCAAAAGGAAAAATGGATTATGCGATGATAAGACCTTTATCGACATTTAGTAGTCGGACTATGGTTTATACGGGAGTTTTAATCTTTTTTTTTCTAGTTCTGCATTTAATAAATTTCATGATTCCTATGAAATATTCTCATACTTCAGATTATATTTTAGTCATCTCCTTATTTAAAAATCCTGTATATACATTCATCTATGTTTTCTCTTTCCTAGTTTTAGGATTTCATTTAAACCATGGATTTCAATCTTCTTTTCAATCGTTGGGGTTATCTAATAAAAAGAAATTATTCTGGATACGAAAGTTTAGTTTTTTTTATTTTTTGTTTATTTGTTCTGGTTTTTCTATTATCGCTATTTGGTTCTTTTTCAAAGGTTATATATAA
- a CDS encoding cysteine desulfurase family protein, which translates to MKRAYLDNAATTPVRSEVIKVMVNTLKYSFGNPSSTQHSYGRLARSIIEESRIRIAKDINASPSEILFTSSGTEANNLVLRSAVCDLKVKYILTSPLEHDSVLQTVIDLVQKNKVVVEFIQIHNQGVIDLNYLEKILKKNYPNKILVSLMYANNEIGNLLDIEKVGFLCKEYQAYFHSDTIQIIGNIPVNMRQLPFDFATASAHKFYGPKGIGFVFIRERIIRDIKPFITGGYQEHGIRSGTENIYGIVGLAEALHLSYCDFPNHIEKIRNLKFYCISELKKIIPDIIFNGLSESMDKSLPNILNIFYPKKDHLLYFHLDLMGIAISKGSSCQSRNLKKTSHVILSITSKHFLKRMMPIRISFGIFNEKKDVDLLIEAFQKIKN; encoded by the coding sequence ATGAAAAGAGCATACTTAGATAATGCAGCTACCACTCCTGTAAGAAGCGAAGTTATAAAAGTCATGGTAAATACATTAAAATATTCATTTGGAAACCCGTCTTCTACACAACACAGTTATGGAAGGCTAGCACGTTCCATAATAGAAGAATCAAGAATACGTATAGCAAAGGATATCAATGCTTCTCCGTCTGAAATTCTTTTTACCTCTAGTGGAACTGAAGCTAACAATCTAGTTTTGAGATCTGCTGTTTGTGATTTAAAAGTCAAATATATTTTAACTTCTCCATTGGAACATGATTCTGTATTACAAACCGTTATAGATTTAGTTCAGAAGAATAAAGTTGTTGTTGAATTTATTCAAATTCATAATCAAGGAGTTATAGACTTAAATTATCTCGAAAAAATATTAAAAAAAAATTATCCGAATAAAATACTTGTAAGTTTAATGTACGCTAATAATGAAATTGGAAATTTATTGGATATAGAAAAAGTTGGATTTCTTTGCAAAGAATATCAAGCATATTTTCATTCGGATACTATTCAAATCATTGGAAATATTCCTGTCAATATGAGACAATTACCTTTTGATTTTGCTACTGCTAGTGCACATAAGTTTTATGGACCAAAAGGAATAGGTTTTGTTTTTATTAGAGAAAGAATCATTAGAGATATCAAACCATTTATTACAGGAGGTTATCAAGAGCATGGGATTCGTTCAGGAACGGAAAATATTTATGGAATAGTAGGACTAGCGGAAGCTTTACATTTATCCTATTGTGATTTTCCAAACCATATAGAAAAAATTAGGAATTTAAAATTCTATTGTATTTCAGAATTGAAAAAAATCATTCCAGACATTATTTTTAATGGATTATCAGAATCTATGGATAAGAGTCTTCCTAACATATTAAATATTTTTTATCCAAAAAAAGATCATTTATTATATTTTCATTTAGATCTAATGGGAATAGCTATTTCTAAGGGAAGTTCTTGTCAATCAAGAAATTTAAAAAAAACCTCTCATGTGATTCTTTCTATAACCAGCAAACATTTCTTAAAAAGAATGATGCCTATAAGAATTTCTTTTGGAATTTTCAATGAAAAAAAAGATGTTGATTTATTAATTGAAGCTTTTCAAAAAATCAAAAACTGA